Within Leguminivora glycinivorella isolate SPB_JAAS2020 chromosome 26, LegGlyc_1.1, whole genome shotgun sequence, the genomic segment ccaggcgtccctacactacatctacatctacatctacatccAGGTGGCAGGATGACATTGTGGCTACTGCAGGCAAGGAATGGCAAAGCATggcaaaagataaaataaaatggaaacggctggaggaggcttttacccaGAAGGGGTCTACAGAATACCATcaataataaaaactaaattaaaagaaaagaaaatctttctgtagaataataaagcttaaataaataaataaaatgtgaggtgtgcaataaagagtattgtattgtatatataACTACCTGCAGCCTCCGTCTCGCACATCCTTAGCTGAAGGAACGCAGCCTCACAACGAAGCACTTGTGCTCGAAAGGCAGAGGCCTCTCGTAGTCGGCCCACGCATGTCGCACACACCAGCCGGGCTGAAGGCTTGTCATCTAAATGGGACATCTGTGAGAaagaattactgtcaaatttAGAATGGGTAATCTTTACCAATATAGTAAGTTAATTTTGTGTACTTTAAAATCATTAAGTAATTCCCATACACTCCAAGTTTTTTACAAACAAAAGCAAAGTAAGTTAAAGTAcgtaaatattgtatttttctgAATATGTAACATTTAATTTCTCTTTTAAATTCCAATATTTACTTACCAATAACCCAAAGCAATCCATGATCATATCAGAATAGACTTCTTTCTGCCCCATACACTGATATTCTACATTCAACAAACGACATCGCTTCATGGAACCGCAGCACCGACACACGCCAGGGTCGAAAATCGGCCCTTTGCCTTTATCCACACTCATTGTTATTAAATAACATTAATGTTTAACTTTATAAACAGTACAATTTCATGGGATTTTGTGCGAGAATATTTCTTTTGGCATTATTTGCGTTTTGATACTGCATTTTTCTGTCAAATGTCAAATGGTTTCGTTGTATTAtagtttttctactcgtcgacagATGGCACAAACTTTGAATAGGCATATTCCTGTTGAGGATGGGAAAACGTAACACAGAAAACTTTTTATAATGTCAATTACTTACATTGATTTAACCCATATTTGCCCTAAAATGTATTGATTTTGTATGATATATCATTAAAAATTACTATAATTAATTgtctataatagtattttatataaaatatgtaaGAGACAAAAGGTGTAATTTATTTctgaacgaaaaaaaaacaaacatgcAAAAGTGTCAAACGAATGTGTCGAACAAATATCCAAGTTGGGTTGGCGAAAATTTCTTTCTAAATAATTCATCTAAATCTCGAAAAATATGAGTGTTCCGAAGCGTAAGGGGCCGGTATTTGACCCAGGCCTCTGCCGCTGCTGTGGCTCCATCAAAAAATGCCGCTTGTTAAATGTGGAGTACGACTTTCAGGGCCAAAAAGAAATGTACGCTGATATGTTTATGGACTGTTTTGGATTGATGGTATGTTGTAGAAAAAGACCTAACTACTGTTTTTAACTGTTCGCATATGCTTCAATAACTAGTAACTAAGATATGCTGATTTATTCCTAACCCATTGGACGTGCTTCTTCTATTGAATTAACATTATAATGAACAAATTAACATTACTATTTCTAATCTAATATGAATATTACCGAGCATTTTATGcatgagaaatcgctcgttagtgtGAAGAGTTGAAGACACTTTCACGGAAAGCTGAAAGTATGTGTAAGCTATTCTACATGTAGCTTTAATTTTTATCACATCATTTCAGCTGTCCCACTTAGACGGTACGGTGGAGTCCGAGCGGCTCATATGTGCGACATGTGTCACCCGGCTGCGTGACGCCTGTGACTTCCGCAAACAAGTGCTGCTGTGTGAAGACCGGTTGCTGCAGGCCTCCATACATGTGCATCAACCCAGTGGTAAAAACCGACCGATTAAAGGCATTAGTGGTCCTTATTTCAATTTGTTCTTGTATGGGCACCAGAGGGATAAATTGTTTTACATACACATGACATTATataccatgtttttttttgttttctgttaaaATTGACACGCtatgttcattatcaggaaccaccctgtataacacttttagttaaatttcatcattttcatacataataaatgaattaatcagtgtgagagacccttaaggataacattcaagttagtgtcaagtgattgacggcacatgtcaaaacaaataacattaggcagtggtaaaggctgtcacacacatgttcagtaattatttttattttttgaataacttggtaaccgtaagagttagtagctagtttcttagagaaattaattgtatttaacctaaagaaccttcccttaaaattaacggaattcaataaaaacagggtgtatatttattatattcatGAAATACCAAATAATATTGGGGTTAATTTCAACTAACTGCAATATTTATGTAGATAGATTATGTTGTTTAGGCATTAAATATTCTAACAAGAGTAACAAGTCTGCCAAAGGAAGGTCTATACTGTATAACAATTTTCGGGGTTTGGATTAGGGatcgtccacactcaagagacgcgtGTCCGCCcatgcggaacggacgtcagcacCACGCCgccttaatgtaatttaaaaaacgtctcctcagtacattttgtataggaaggacgcgcaagggacgtcgcttggcgcgccccaggcgacgcgtcgcCGCGCCTCGCCGCTGTACTGAGGAGACTTTTTTGAaatacattcaggcggcgtggtgctgacgtccgttccgcgtcggcggagacgcatctcttgagtgtggatggtccttTAAAGAGGTCCTGCTGTAAATAAATGCCATTTTAAATATAGTGTAAATACATTAATTTTTTTTCTGCTTTCacaatcttttttttctttcaccAGACACGCTGGTGGAGATAGAGCTGAACCCTCGAGACGTGAAGGTGGAGGTGGAACGGATAGACTACCCGCAGGACAACAACTTCATGGACTCGGAGACTAATGATGATCACGATGCTGATGGCGGCGATGATCACTGTGAGTGAAGGTCATATATACCATGTTTTTTGACGTGACAatgtctaataactcgttactacgggctgcatgcacgaaaaagaagACGTCATTGTCTCGTTCCGCAAGCGAGAGCGCGGCACGAACGAGAGAGAGGCATGATCGGCTCGAGCGATCGGCTCATTTCGGTTCGTGCTGCATCTATCTCCCTTCCACTCGATCAGCCTAGCATAAAAGAAATGTTATTGTGATTTTCATGTGTTTAATACAATTGCGGCAATATAGAGGTAGGTAAGTAATTCTTGCATTTGAAAATCTCATCCTTTAATCTATACTACGGTAATGTTTGACGTTGTTACgtcaaactaccgtccgtaaaccgattttacagacaaccaatttttttgcaATTGCAACCCTGTGCAATTGGCAGGGAGTAAAagccaaagcaaaaaaaaaaacatttttttttttatataggcaGCATGCATGAATCATTGTAGTAACAGTAACGATCCTACGTATCTTCTGGCCGAAGACTATATAAGAAATGAGGATTTGTGGAGTGTATGccgacaacctgtcactgcaatgtcacagtttcgttttcttttaaccccttatatgccaagagtggccctgaagctttagtagtttcatgtgctctgcctacccctttatgggatacaggcgtgattgaatgtatgttgtatgtatgtatgtatgcatgccGACAATCTCCGATTGCACAGGAAGTGGCTCagcggaaatggagatggattggtcatacccttcgaagaggagctaccaacagcgccagtacacaccaggggcccgtttctcgaaaggtacaagccttgtattacaagtgcgcgaactgtcaaatcgtatgggttgtcatggaaacacacttgtgatacaaggcttgtacctttcgagaaacgggcctggaggcggagcgtagaGAACGAGCTATATATTAGGATAGGTCAGGATGGGCACCATTTTCAGACATCAGGGCGTTGCTGGGTCATCGAGGATTGAGACGATagtaatcaacgatttattttacacactttcaATTTTACAATAACTGATAGGTAGACAACTTGGTTTAGAACAATTATAGCGTGGACAGTTCCGAGGTAACTCTAAGACTTCTTGTCTCTAGCGTGGTCCGCCAGAGAGTGCTGGGTCTCAGGTATCCCGGCTCCGTCCTAGCGCACGAAGTGGGGACAACTCGTTGGGTGGACAACTGGTTGGTTGTGACGTCAGCTGTCCAGCTGCAACTCTTCGCGCGCTGCgctacaattatttatttatttatttaatctttattgaacaaagaaacacaatgtacaataggcgaacttaatgccataaggcattctctaccagtacAATTGACTATCCTTGCCAATATCCGGTCTGTCTCCGTCATATATATCTTTTTGTAAAACGTATTTGTAAAGTTGCCTGGATGAAATCGCtgtttagcgataaggccgcgTGTTGTTCACCtctgtaatataatttattgtaatatgtgtgttcctatgtgcatttctgaggttgtggaataaagtgaatttgtatatattgtattgtattgttgaaaattatctatatttattacaattttactcaaactTGTTTCAGTATCGAGTGTAGAGGTCAAGAAAGAAATGCAGCCCCGTAAAGAAGAGAGAAAGAGGAAGAAAGAGAGCGAGCGAGAGGTGGAGAGGCGGGTTCGCTCGCTCGGTAACAAACTGCGCAGTATGTTGGAGAAGGACGCTAAGAGTGCTTACGGTATGTAGTTcataataccaaagacataatatatgtaaaacTCGGTATAGAAAGCTACAGtcgaagaaaaaaacgtacctcagaagcATATAGAAAAAGgcacggtggccaagatggcgttacacctttgggggacgctcggctagatggcgctaatattaatatttgacacttTAACCGATACGTGTTATCTGCTGctgctaagaatatgggccaaattgtcaaaactgaggtttaaaagttgtaagcttgtgtcgagagatggcagtctatgcactgtaattacactttttttttcgaatttaaaaaaggcaaaagttagtaattgatataatagtacattatgacgtttttcagtacagatggtcctcttgaagtttcgacctgaccagaaatgaaccactttgcgcactagtggcAAAAagaaccatctgtactgaaatagttatttgttatacaagggggcaaagttgtatttttaacacacgagaagtaaaatacatttgcacccgagtgtaacacaaaacttttcccctcattatagcgaggaaactacaacgcaaaaaatgcgtttatcactgcttccagtagttccacaggtggtaaatcatctttattactagattcacctgcttttatcaattttaaagcagttaatttgactttattcaaggtcaaattactttacccactagtggataaaatgcgtttttacccgctggtattgaaggacaaaacacgtgtttccgagctagagaggggaaaaagttttaagcttgtgtcgagagatggcagtctatgcactgtaattacacatcttattttttttttttcgaatttaaaaaaggcaaaagttagtaattgatataatagtacattacgacgtttttcagtacagatggtcctcTTGAAGTTTCGATCTGTCcagaaatgaaccactttgcgcactagtggcaaaaagcaccatctgtactgaaatagtacatttcgatacaagtgcgaaaaagaggaagttcgaaacgagtggcgataaattaaaacacgaccgaagggagtgttttaaatcgacacgagttacgaattcccttttcgcacgtgtatcgaacgacgtttttcagtacagatggacctccgaagtttcgacctgccatataatgaaccacttctcgcactagtgcgtaaaaaaaacaccatctgtactgaaaataaatatacacaCTCATATTTAACATagactaagaaaaaaaaaacaagtaaggtacagcgggacaattacgactggagggcaattttcaactactcgattttttaatttcgtcGTCTTTTTCGTTCACAGACCTCAACATTTTTGCTATTttaattatacagggtgtattttgatagcagGTCAGTAAAggcagctaccagatcccgtgTTGCCACTCAAAAATTATATTAGAAGACCTTCCTTCGatttttaattaatgaaaattggcgtttacagtttttggaaaaatatacaaggtgcgagaaaaaggtcatttttcaaacttttttttgacgccaatcccattcctatcaatgatcaaaagcttgtatgggaccaaGAAAACGTTTCCCatatcaaaatacaaaaaaaaacctgtaTATTTGCAATGTATGCATGCATTTGCATATAGTACAACtaattttacaattattttcagCGCCCCCACCAAAAAAACCGCGCCAACCTTGCATAGACCAAGAAGACAAGGAATTCCACAACCGAGCCACCATCATAGAAAATTCCTACGTCTGCCCCTTCGAGAGCTCCTACTCTGACTACCATTGCGTATACTGCAGAGAACTCTTCCTAGACCCTACACTACTTAGAGAACATACACTAACACATGATCCGAAAACTTATAAAGATTTGTTtagaataaacaaaaaaatgccCCAAATAGACATATTAAGAATCGACTGCAGACTTTGCGAAGAGAAAATCCAAGATTTAGATacttttaaaaatcatttagCAACTACACATGGGAAGCATTtgtttaaaatacaaaacgaagtGTTACAATTTAAGTTAACGGATAACCATTTGACTTGTGTTGTGTGCAGTGAGACCTTTGGATATTTCCATGCGTTGAAAAGTCACATGGCGATACATTATGGTAGTTGTATCTGTGATATTTGCGGAGCGCATTACTTCCAAGAGAGAAGATTAGCTGAGCATTTAAAAAGACATAGTAGGAAACCGGGAATTAAATATACTTGTAAAGAGTGCGGGAAGGAATTTAAATCTAAAAATGGGAGGTATTTACATGTAGCGACAGTACACAAGAATGAAGCTACATACCAATGTGGGAAATGCGAAGCGGTGTTCTTTACATATGCTCTGAGGTGTCGACATAGAATTGAAGTGCACGGAGAGAAGAGACAGTTCGCTTGTGACCACTGCGACCGGTCTTATGATAATAGGAAATCTTGGAGAGAGCATAACAGGAGAGCTCATCTTAAGGTTTCTAAGCATAAATGTGATATTTGTGATCGAATGTTTTACTTGCCTTGTCAGTTGAAGGAACATATGACTACGCATACAGGAGAAAGGAATTTCAGATGTGAGTATTGTGGGAAGTCGTACCCTAGGCTGAGGGCTTTGAGGTTGCATATGAAGAGTCACAGTGATAATAAGTATAGATGTGGGATATGCGATGCGACGTTCACTCAGAATGTCAGTTTGAGGAATCATGTTAAGAAGCAGCATCAGGGGTTGGATATGGAGAGTTTGAATAATTAAGAATATATTGACCGCctaagcggcaacccacacaggcgacgcatgtcttaagggtgctttcaagaaaaacgtcaaaataatgtaaaattgatagttttagtcggtgaaatactacactttccattatctaatagatatatttaattcaagtttcaattagagcatcttattatcttgatccTTATCAGacgggatttttgaaaactcaattatttatgaaattttctcTGATTCACGTTTAGGAAAAGCCGCGTATAgtgctgaattagtcgatcttatttgtaaaatttggacaattttgaatactgaaattggtaaatttataattcgtatatcctgtactacaatcttctcagaatacatttttattataaggtttttaaaaagagtaaacaagactaagacgaattcaattttttcagaaattacctaaaattaagtgagaattacattgaaaatctacatcacatcgaaattattatcataaatattgatcatcaacgtttactaaaattgctcttatgccttagtgattataaaatataaatttctattatatatttttggcaattttttgaaaacgagccttgcCTTGCCTTCACCGTCACAATTaataccacttttggacatcttctcatattttgttagaccaagtagaaaaagtcctataatacgttatataacactgatttaaactttcacgatttttacacatatttaaaaattgcaaacgggacggGCAgactgctccgagaccacgggacaatgccgtccttgaaacgtcggaggttagtgtttaaaacatagtaaatacgcgattaagtcccgtttgtaatacgttatatatttgtaaactactcgcaaagcccttttatttgataccacacacggtatgattaagcgttcggttgcgatttcactatttttcacatgaaagccctcttaagacgcggaacggaggtcagcgccacgccgcccgagtgtaatttaaaaaacgtcgtcgtcgttttataaattacactcgggcgtgGCGCTGAcctccgttccgcgtcttaagacatgcgtcgcctgtgtgtggatagtccctaaggcactggtcccaccaacaGTAAGCCATGagcccgtgtaaataaaagatagCGAGcgatttacccccttattcataaacgtactctaaagttatcaagccgataaaattcgtttgtccctttccgacgtatcggtgtgatagaaagggacaaaggaactttatcggcttgataactttagtgtacgtttatgaataagggggttatagTTTATCGCTCGGCGACAATATCGCTGATAGGTCATCGCTTACACGCTTTTGGTGGGCTAAGGCGTCAACTGATAGATAACTCGATGTCAACCTCTTGTAGATATATTTGTATATACTATTTATAAAGTGCtcattttatttgttaattATCTTGAGTATCAGAAAAGCtccgttatttttaaatactatacatgtttttacttttagttaacatatttaatttttaagctAATCGGATTATTAAATTATgaagataaataatacaaaataaatggtataaattaattattttattttattatgtacaaAGTATTATCATAATATCACCTTTTGGATCTAgatagtaattttttaaaatatatatataataaaattatgcaaTAGAAGATAATATATATTCCTTGAAATAATATTTGCAATCACAGCCGTAGGCTTCATTAAAAAcatactaaataaaaaaaaaacatttttaacccagccaaaaacgacggggtgttatataaGTTTGAcaggtctgtctgtctgtggcatcgtagcccccgaacggatgaaccgattttgatttagtttttttttgtctgaaagctgagttagtcgggagtgttcccatgtttcatgaatatcGGTCTACTATATCTTGCTGCGCCCAACAGGGTACATAATGCGatctgtataaatattatatgccaACTGTGTAACCATTATGTGCAATAAATGATTGAGTATTGAGTACtatatcgggggttttttaaaaattgtaattttgtggttaaattatatgtatatttaatacGTTTTCAGTTCCAATAAAGTACTTGTCGTGTtcgcaaataaaacaaaaactctGATTGATGATTTACTTTATTATCAATATTTTGAGGCACTATTATGTCGTATTATCACAGTAAGTTTTATATCTTACAGGAGttatttcagcaattcccgtttagtttgtacttttggatcacgtctccgatttggataataattggtaggctgatagagtccatgatgctgagcaagatccactaggtttcccaaaatgtcctaggttgattgtatgaaactttccttttttgttaccgaaaatgtatagaaatctggtatcaaaaaaggaaggtttcatacaaactacataggacattttgggaaacctagtggatcttgctcagcatcacggactctatcagcctaccaatttttagccaaatcggagacgtgatccaaatgtacaaacttaacgggaattgcacatTTATTTAAGAGATTCATTTAAATCTTTTAAATGTATAAAATGCAATATAATTCTatctaatataaaaatatttcaataattattttgtctTCCAAAAAggataggctagtttcctactagtcaaatcagcttctttttaagaactgtcagagcagtgacgtcacggtcaattcatttacttttcccctcactagctcggaaacacatgttttgtcctttaataccagcgggtaaaaacgcattttatccactagtgggtaaagtaatttgtaataaagtcaaattaactgcttcaaaattgataaaagtaggtaaatctagtaataaagatcatttaccacctgtggaactatgcAGTGAAAAAcccattttttgcgttgtagtttcctcgctatagtgaggggaaaagttttgtgttacactcgggtgcaaatgtattttacttctcgtgtgttaaaaaactcgcaagtttaggattctattctcgaaccactcgcgtcgctcgtggttcaactatagaacccattcacttgctcgtttttcaattccacactcggcgttaaaatacaactttgcccccttgtataacaaataactattatatctttctttttgacattaaatagaaattaatgttttttttttaaacataactactgttcatagttttcttctaattatgtggtgctttatttcgtgcactgcagaAAATATTCTATttgaagtataggaaactagcctatttgtcATCTCTCATCTACATTTAAACATTACCTACCTATGTTAGGATTCCATCATATATAAAGAAATTACTGAATATACtatatagtaaaataattgtGAAAAATAtaacggtcaaccaaatcttggcacgaaaaaaccggccaagagcgtgtcgggccacgctcagtgtagggttccgtagttttccgtatttttctcaaaaactactgaacctatcaagttcaaaacaattttcctagaaagtctttataaagttctacttttgtgatttttttcatattttttaaacatatggttcaaaagttagagggagcgggacgcacttttttttcctttaggagcgattatttccgaaaatattaatattatcaaaaaacgatcttagtaaacccttattcatttttaaatacctatccaacaatatatcacacgttggggttggaatgaaaaaaaatatcagcccccactttacatgtagggggggtaccctaataaaacatgttttttcattttttatttttgcactttgttggcgtaattgatatacatattggtaccaaatttcagctttctagtgcttacggttactgagattatccgcggacggacggacggacggacagacagacatggcgaaactataagggttcctagttgactacggaaccctaaaaatggtataatcgcgttgacgaccggtctggcgcagactcagtgatgagcacagatatttgttcctgagtcatggatgttttctatgtatataggtatttatatattattataattatatcgttgtctgagtacccacaagccctcttgagcttaccgtgggactcattcaatctgtgtaagaacgtcctatgtgagtgtgtttagtaaaacgtcccactttgtcggttaccattaaggcgagatttacttgtatatttatttatttatttatatataccgacgatctcggaaaccgctctaacgatttcgctgaaatttattATGTGgtggttttcgggg encodes:
- the LOC125239934 gene encoding zinc finger protein draculin-like; the protein is MSVPKRKGPVFDPGLCRCCGSIKKCRLLNVEYDFQGQKEMYADMFMDCFGLMLSHLDGTVESERLICATCVTRLRDACDFRKQVLLCEDRLLQASIHVHQPSDTLVEIELNPRDVKVEVERIDYPQDNNFMDSETNDDHDADGGDDHLSSVEVKKEMQPRKEERKRKKESEREVERRVRSLGNKLRSMLEKDAKSAYAPPPKKPRQPCIDQEDKEFHNRATIIENSYVCPFESSYSDYHCVYCRELFLDPTLLREHTLTHDPKTYKDLFRINKKMPQIDILRIDCRLCEEKIQDLDTFKNHLATTHGKHLFKIQNEVLQFKLTDNHLTCVVCSETFGYFHALKSHMAIHYGSCICDICGAHYFQERRLAEHLKRHSRKPGIKYTCKECGKEFKSKNGRYLHVATVHKNEATYQCGKCEAVFFTYALRCRHRIEVHGEKRQFACDHCDRSYDNRKSWREHNRRAHLKVSKHKCDICDRMFYLPCQLKEHMTTHTGERNFRCEYCGKSYPRLRALRLHMKSHSDNKYRCGICDATFTQNVSLRNHVKKQHQGLDMESLNN